Below is a genomic region from Persephonella sp..
TATCTTCATCTTCCGGAAATTGAACTCCTTATCAAGACCAACAAGAACCCCGTCAACTTCAGGACTTTCTAAAATATCAAAACCTTTATCTTTTAAGAACTTTTTAAGATTTTGTGAACCTATAACAAAAATTTTTTTAATTTTTTCTTTTTTTAAAACTTCCGGTGCAACTACAAGGGGGGTGATTATCTGGTCTGGAGAAATATCAAAACCATTTTTTTTCATTCTTGAGATTATCTCCTCAGGTGAAAACCTTGAGTTGCTTGTGGCAATCACAAAGGGAATACCTTTTTTATTGAGATAACTGATAAACTCTACAGCTCCATCTATAGGAGAAAAGTTTTCATCTTTTGTCAGAACCCCATCAAGATCAATTAAAAAAGCTTTAATCTGCATAAAAGTATTATAATTTCTTTCACCGTATTTTCACAAGGCGGTTGTAGTATTAGATTAATAACCAATAATACCTTTGGAGGATTTTTCAATGAAAAGGTTTGTTTATATGTTCCTTCCTTTACTTTTTGTTCTTAATCTATCTTACGGAACATCTCTGATGCAGCAGCTTGAGGAAGAAAGGATAAAACTTGTTGAAAAGGTCTCTCCGGGAGTTGCAACTATCTTCACAATCAAAGAGGTAAAAGTTGTCAACCCCTTTGCAGGAAATCCTTTTGGAGACTTTTTTGGAGTGCCGAATGTGCCTGAATTCAAAGAAAGACAGGAAGGACTTGGTTCAGGATTTATTGTAAAAGTGGATCATGAGAAAAAACTTGTTTATCTGCTTACTAATAATCATGTTGTTGAAAATGCCCAGAACATAAAGGTTCAGTTTAAAAATGATGTTGTGATTGACGCCAAGATAATAGGAACAGATAAAATGAGTGATGTTGCTGTTATCGCTGTTCCCTTTAAAGAGGGAATAGAAAAATACGCTGAGGAGCACAAACTCCAGTTAGGGGATTCAGACAGGTTAAAGCCGGGAACAACAGTCATTGCAATCGGTAGCCCTCTTGGTTTGACAGGAACTGTCACAATGGGCATCGTTTCTGCCCTTGACAGGGAAATGCCCGGACACCCTGGAGAGGGCTTTATACAGACAGATGCTGCAATAAATCCGGGAAACTCAGGTGGACCCCTGATAAACCTTAGAGGTGAAGTTATTGGGATAAATACGGCGATTATAATGGGGGCTCAGGGTCTTGGCTTCGCAGTCCCTATTAATCAGGCAAAATGGGTTATGGATCAGATACTGAAATACGGCAAAGTCAAAAGAAGCAAAATAGGTGTTGTTATACAGCCTCTTACCCCTGAGCTTGCAAAACATTTTGGCGTTAAAAAAGGTGTTCTCGTTGCACAGGTTGTTAAAGGAGGACCAGCAGAAAAAGCAGGTATTAAATCTGGGGATATAATAATCGCCGTAAACGATAAACCTGTTTCAAAAATCTCCCAGCTTCAAAAATATGTAATGAGAAATCCTCCAGGAACAAAGATTAAAATCACCGTAATAAGAGACGGGAAGAAAAAAGATATATATGTCAAAACAGGTTCATGGGACGGTGAGGAAGTTACTTCAGCAAACATGCAGGAAATGGAAGCAAAATACGGTATTATTGTAAAAGATATAACCCCTGATCTTGTTGAAAGGTACAGAATTCCTAAAGTTCCTTACGGAGTTTTTGTCTTAGGTGTAAAATATGGATCTGTTGCTGAAGAGGCAGGAGTAAGAACAGGAGATGTAATTCTCACAATTAACAGAAAGCCTGTAAGATCAGCACAGGATTTCTGGAAAGAAATTAAAAAAGCTGAGAAAGAAGGTAGAGATTCTGTCCTGCTGTTTATACAAAGAGGCGGTTCTAAAATATTCACAGTTATGCCAATACTGAAAAAATAAAAAGATGCCCCCTTATGGGGGCTTTTCATAAATGATGATGGTTGGAATTTACGGCGGAAGTTTTGATCCTGTTCATATAGGGCATTTAAGAATTGCAGAAGATGTCAGGGAGTATTACAACCTTCCAAAAATAATCTTTATTCCTGCTTATCACTCCCCGCTGAAACCTGAAAGCAGAGCATCTGCTGAGGACAGATTACAGATGATTAAAATATCAGTAAAAAACAATCCATTTTTCAGCATAGATGATATAGAGATAAAAAGAAAAGGAAAGTCCTTTACCATAGATACGGTGAAAGTTTACAGGGAAAAAGGACTACTACCTGTTTTCATTGTGGGAACAGATGCTTTCTTAACCCTCCATAGATGGAAAAACTCTGAGGAACTTTCAAGGTTAACCTCTTTTATAGTTTTAGGCAGAGGAAAGGACAGTTATGATGATGTAAAGAATTACCTGAAAGAGAATTTTCCCTATATGGATTTAAGGATTGATAACAGTATTTCAAAAAACGAGGGTGCTGTTTACTACTTTGATAGAAGAAGGATAGATGTATCTTCAACAGAGATAAGGGAAAGGGTAAAAACAAACAGATCAATAAAATACCTTGTGCTTCCTGAAGTTGAAGAATATATTTTTAATAAAAAACTATACAGGGGCTAAACATGGGCATAGGTTTTGAGGTTCAAGAGGAAAAAAAGGTAGAGATCGGTATTCCTGCTAAAGTAATAGTTTATAACGATGACTGGCATACTTTTGAAGAAGTTATATACCAGCTTATCAAGGCGTTAAAATGTGATCTTTCCACTGCAGAAGCTTTAACCTGGGAGATACACACAAAAGGAAAGGCTGTTGTTTTTGAGGGGGACCTTGAAGAGGCTCTATATGTCCAGAATGTTCTGGAAGAAATAGATCTATCTGTTGAGGTTGTTATTTAAAAAAGCCCCCGAAGGGGCTTATCTTAGTGAACTTTCTTTACAAGTTTATTAAAATGAAGTCCCAGCACAATAAATCTGAAAAGTTGGACAAATATATTTTTTCTGTATCTCCACATTTTTTCCATCATATCTCTTTTTGTAGCCATTTTTAATCCTCCTGTTTTTATTAAGGAATAAGTTTCCAGCCAGGTTTCGCCTGGAGTTTATAGAGGAATGCGTGATGTAAAAACCATTTGAACCATGCACCTGCAAGACCTATCTCGGCAACACAGCTATCCAGATCCCTTCCATATTCAGGATAAGCTGCCCTGTTTCTTGCAACAGGATATATAGCTATTGTTACAGCTTCACCAGAAAGCAGATGATGTTTTAGCGATGCAACACAGAGCCCCGGTGTTTCTGCCATTGAGGCTGTGTGAGAAGGCTCTCTACCTTCAATCATATCAACAATGTTCAGTGCAGCTGCTTTTCCTGAAAGCTCGGCTGTATAACCTGTTCTTGGAGGTGCCGGTGCTATTGGAGAACCATCTGGGGCTTGCTGTGGTTTTGATAGAGGTCCTGGAGGTGCAAAAGCTATACCTGCTGCAAACACATTTTTGTATGTTGGGTTCTGGTATGTTCTGGGCCAGTCTGGACCGTCAAGCTCAGCATAAGGTTTGCCGTAAACCGCATCAACTTTCACAAATCCTGCAGGATTACACATCTTTTCTGTTATGTCATTTCCGTCTTTATCTATCCATTTTATAGGTTGAGCTTTAAACTGGGGTATAAGCATAGCAAAGTCGTACTCTATCTCGTTCTCATTTCCGTCAAGGTCTATTGTGTAAATCTTTTTCTCATCAACCTGTTTTACATGGGATCTTATCTGCCACTTTATTCCGTATTTCTCAAATAGAAACTGTACCATATCTTCTGAAGTAAAGATCTGTCCTCCGTATTTCATTTCAAGACCATCAATCCCAAAATCACCTAATGCAGGTTCATTTGAAAGCCAGAGTATCTCAGCTCTGTCTCTTAATCCTCTATCAACAAGATCGTTGTGAACGTTTGAGATATACTCAAATGCGGCACCCTGACATGTGGCAGCACCATGTCCTGTTCCTATAACAATCTTTACTTTTTCTCCCTTCTCCATTCTGCTGACGAGGTCAAGGTAAGCAGAAGCTGCTTTTGTCGCATGGGGAGGTGTACATATTGAATGGGTAAAACCTTTGTCAGGACCAAGTCCCGGAGTTCCTTCAAAATTAAGATAAGGACCAGTTGCCATGATAATGTAATCATAACTTACCTGCTGTGTTCCCCCATCAGGTTTTTCAACTACCACGTACTTATCATCTGGGTGAACCTCTGTAACAGCTCCATGGACAAAGTTTATCCCCACCTTGTCGTAAACCGGTTTAAGATCAAACTGGACATCTTCTGCTGCCATCTGACCTACACCGACCCAGACAAGAGATGGAATGTAAGTGAATTTTGGAACACGGCTTATTACTGTGATTTCATGACTGCCCTTTCCTTTCAGGGCATCTGCCAAGATCAAAGCAGCGTAATGTCCTGCAAATCCTGCCCCTACGACCACTACCTTCGCCATAATAATTCCTCCATTTAAATATTAAGTTTATAAGATAGATTATAAACTTATTCTATAATTATTTAAATTGATTCATGTTAATATAGTAATGTCTTTATAGATAGTTAACAATAACTAACCAGTTAAAATATTAAACTAACCTGTTATATAATTTTCGGCTGTATAAAATAATTTTCAACAATATATTTTTGAAATGATGTACGCTGATTTAGACAAATATTTGCCTGAATGAAAAAATGTCTGGGGTGTATATCTGTATCTTATATAATGTAAGTATTTGAAA
It encodes:
- a CDS encoding HAD hydrolase-like protein gives rise to the protein MQIKAFLIDLDGVLTKDENFSPIDGAVEFISYLNKKGIPFVIATSNSRFSPEEIISRMKKNGFDISPDQIITPLVVAPEVLKKEKIKKIFVIGSQNLKKFLKDKGFDILESPEVDGVLVGLDKEFNFRKMKIGTTALKIYEAKLYALNKNIISKDDDGLLFPGVGTVAKMFSIACQCNQDFKHFGKMGEDYNRVLFDRLSVKEKENIAIISDDIFVDLEGYKKYGLKTIFVTTGKYTEKDLEKSSKVDIVVHNLMEILEKVKLE
- a CDS encoding Do family serine endopeptidase, with protein sequence MKRFVYMFLPLLFVLNLSYGTSLMQQLEEERIKLVEKVSPGVATIFTIKEVKVVNPFAGNPFGDFFGVPNVPEFKERQEGLGSGFIVKVDHEKKLVYLLTNNHVVENAQNIKVQFKNDVVIDAKIIGTDKMSDVAVIAVPFKEGIEKYAEEHKLQLGDSDRLKPGTTVIAIGSPLGLTGTVTMGIVSALDREMPGHPGEGFIQTDAAINPGNSGGPLINLRGEVIGINTAIIMGAQGLGFAVPINQAKWVMDQILKYGKVKRSKIGVVIQPLTPELAKHFGVKKGVLVAQVVKGGPAEKAGIKSGDIIIAVNDKPVSKISQLQKYVMRNPPGTKIKITVIRDGKKKDIYVKTGSWDGEEVTSANMQEMEAKYGIIVKDITPDLVERYRIPKVPYGVFVLGVKYGSVAEEAGVRTGDVILTINRKPVRSAQDFWKEIKKAEKEGRDSVLLFIQRGGSKIFTVMPILKK
- the nadD gene encoding nicotinate-nucleotide adenylyltransferase, yielding MMMVGIYGGSFDPVHIGHLRIAEDVREYYNLPKIIFIPAYHSPLKPESRASAEDRLQMIKISVKNNPFFSIDDIEIKRKGKSFTIDTVKVYREKGLLPVFIVGTDAFLTLHRWKNSEELSRLTSFIVLGRGKDSYDDVKNYLKENFPYMDLRIDNSISKNEGAVYYFDRRRIDVSSTEIRERVKTNRSIKYLVLPEVEEYIFNKKLYRG
- a CDS encoding ATP-dependent Clp protease adaptor ClpS, whose amino-acid sequence is MGIGFEVQEEKKVEIGIPAKVIVYNDDWHTFEEVIYQLIKALKCDLSTAEALTWEIHTKGKAVVFEGDLEEALYVQNVLEEIDLSVEVVI
- a CDS encoding FAD-dependent oxidoreductase, with translation MAKVVVVGAGFAGHYAALILADALKGKGSHEITVISRVPKFTYIPSLVWVGVGQMAAEDVQFDLKPVYDKVGINFVHGAVTEVHPDDKYVVVEKPDGGTQQVSYDYIIMATGPYLNFEGTPGLGPDKGFTHSICTPPHATKAASAYLDLVSRMEKGEKVKIVIGTGHGAATCQGAAFEYISNVHNDLVDRGLRDRAEILWLSNEPALGDFGIDGLEMKYGGQIFTSEDMVQFLFEKYGIKWQIRSHVKQVDEKKIYTIDLDGNENEIEYDFAMLIPQFKAQPIKWIDKDGNDITEKMCNPAGFVKVDAVYGKPYAELDGPDWPRTYQNPTYKNVFAAGIAFAPPGPLSKPQQAPDGSPIAPAPPRTGYTAELSGKAAALNIVDMIEGREPSHTASMAETPGLCVASLKHHLLSGEAVTIAIYPVARNRAAYPEYGRDLDSCVAEIGLAGAWFKWFLHHAFLYKLQAKPGWKLIP